Proteins encoded together in one Chryseobacterium taklimakanense window:
- a CDS encoding DUF6577 family protein: MEQHIEHYFKGSDKLSKDRLVFSIKKDFPSWSENTINMYLSKLKKDGVLNNPSRGIYEIENKEQFYPKISSNLKRIYNKVNREFPYISFCVWDTIWFNDFMIHQPFKNYVVLEVEKDACESVFSFLSQTMKNVFFNPDEEIFERYIHNVDEVVIVKNLISESPLIERDKITIPTLEKLLVDMLIDASLFSAQQNEKEIIIKNVKQRFTLNELKMNRYASRRNREKEIYELINISLAK, translated from the coding sequence TTGGAACAACATATTGAACATTATTTTAAGGGAAGCGATAAACTTTCCAAGGATAGGCTTGTATTTTCTATAAAGAAGGACTTTCCAAGTTGGTCTGAAAATACCATCAATATGTATCTCTCCAAACTTAAAAAAGACGGAGTTTTAAATAATCCCTCAAGAGGAATCTATGAGATAGAGAACAAAGAACAGTTTTATCCTAAAATCTCAAGTAATCTTAAAAGAATTTACAATAAAGTAAATCGAGAATTCCCCTATATTTCGTTTTGTGTTTGGGACACGATATGGTTCAATGACTTTATGATTCATCAGCCTTTTAAGAACTATGTTGTTTTAGAGGTTGAAAAAGATGCTTGTGAATCAGTGTTTTCATTTTTGTCGCAAACAATGAAAAATGTCTTTTTCAATCCTGATGAAGAAATTTTTGAGCGCTACATTCACAATGTTGATGAGGTTGTAATTGTGAAGAATCTGATTTCGGAATCACCATTAATTGAAAGAGATAAAATAACTATTCCTACACTTGAAAAGTTATTGGTAGATATGTTGATTGATGCTTCGCTTTTTTCGGCTCAACAAAATGAAAAAGAAATAATCATTAAGAATGTAAAACAAAGATTTACATTAAATGAACTGAAGATGAATAGATATGCTTCAAGAAGAAACAGGGAAAAGGAAATTTATGAATTAATAAATATAAGTTTGGCAAAATAA
- a CDS encoding nucleotidyl transferase AbiEii/AbiGii toxin family protein, whose translation MIDAKSYTEEWITNLRNSFGKRVDPKLIEKVIYALTLLEQLRLNNLEFVFKGGTALLLATENPRRFSIDIDIITEESEDKIKTVLEKISQLEMFIRWEDDNDRKHTQDAPIGHFKIFYKSSVDGHEEPILLDLLYSTNPYPETKLYPIKHKWLLTDGEATDVVLPTFEAILGDKLTAFAPKTTGILYSKNRPVEIIKQLYDIAFLFDQITDLDVVRKSYSRVVGEEIRYRNLKIDADVVLNDTWQTCYILSERDEKSDEFKHLQLGIKNFTNFIIDRFSIEEAIVASSKVAYLTTLIKKGGNKEIERFNNPTEIKDWLIEHPTYNKLNKLKKSNPEAFFYWYKCV comes from the coding sequence ATGATAGATGCAAAATCTTACACTGAAGAATGGATAACTAACTTACGAAATAGTTTTGGCAAACGTGTTGACCCGAAACTTATAGAAAAAGTAATATATGCATTGACACTCTTGGAGCAATTGAGATTGAACAATCTAGAATTTGTCTTCAAAGGAGGAACAGCACTACTTTTAGCGACGGAAAATCCGAGACGCTTTTCAATAGACATCGACATTATTACCGAAGAATCTGAAGACAAAATCAAAACGGTTTTAGAAAAAATAAGTCAATTAGAGATGTTTATCAGATGGGAGGACGATAATGATAGAAAACACACCCAAGATGCACCTATTGGACATTTCAAAATATTTTACAAAAGCAGTGTAGATGGTCACGAAGAACCTATTTTGTTGGATTTATTATATTCAACCAATCCTTATCCTGAAACAAAACTTTATCCGATAAAACATAAGTGGCTATTAACTGATGGAGAAGCAACTGATGTCGTCTTACCAACATTTGAAGCCATTTTAGGAGATAAGTTAACAGCATTTGCTCCAAAAACAACAGGAATATTGTATTCTAAAAATCGTCCTGTAGAAATTATTAAACAATTGTATGACATTGCGTTTCTATTCGACCAAATAACTGATTTGGATGTTGTAAGAAAAAGTTATTCTAGAGTTGTAGGGGAAGAAATAAGATATAGGAATTTGAAAATTGACGCTGATGTGGTTTTGAATGATACTTGGCAAACATGCTATATCTTGTCGGAAAGAGATGAGAAGTCTGATGAATTCAAACATTTGCAGTTAGGTATCAAGAATTTCACAAATTTTATCATCGACCGTTTTTCAATTGAAGAGGCGATTGTTGCATCTTCAAAAGTGGCTTATCTCACAACTTTAATAAAAAAGGGTGGAAATAAAGAAATAGAGCGCTTTAATAATCCAACTGAAATCAAAGATTGGCTGATTGAACATCCCACCTACAATAAACTGAACAAGTTAAAAAAGAGTAATCCCGAGGCATTTTTTTATTGGTACAAATGTGTATAG
- a CDS encoding tellurite resistance TerB C-terminal domain-containing protein: MTIFIILFLIILIVVLSKKKNPSKKVYFKNSNSLIQPSAVNSISAKSRSKAIEDMSFHNTNSSKINDDSVIDVSELVSTLIGNIKVTSDYTSSYSSIPYWAHQYIYSYNEINYATQAQKAFYEKFRNEFLKENFIYLNGNNNYAFILLFDLLNEFENHKDYHKIEKQLEDLGNNYPRTKSYCVSFLLKKLEEYNMDNEADLFREKNYQYDYDYWKLGRRYKKKLNLTNEQEQILNRIWLQNNVFNEIEFCKIEILKGFLRAYEFLQRNYVSTDNSFENLMDELSDFIVRKYYHYRKGSQNYKYTFDSVKGEIYGHILKLTENNVREEFSNKRKLTAELNYRTPEILNLYDEKIISKLADFFVEDKKNIIPPDLDTEKLLNESNTTRWKSKFEKILKDFSSADGFENQIINLAEQNVKNPSVENIFYEASKSVAKIDKVCSLRLYLRYIDADLKSTQFDNKQMNKTIQKSLFNTAEQFDDFEKILNKFIVEKNLEEALKCINEFYIPKRRKISIDKKTIQDVQKQHSGTVSLLNEYLQEEMEEDVQNEEWGKEEDVVQINIINDNEDLVSSKFLNELNLSELQKEVLEIFEKSSFSIPQTELEDFLKAKNQMMNSVVDSINEHCFDTFDDVLIEEDDEYFTINENYYKKLLKND; encoded by the coding sequence ATGACAATTTTTATTATTTTATTTTTGATAATTCTTATCGTTGTTCTAAGTAAGAAAAAGAATCCAAGCAAAAAAGTATACTTTAAGAACTCAAATTCTTTAATTCAACCATCTGCAGTTAATAGTATATCTGCAAAAAGCCGTTCTAAAGCAATAGAAGACATGTCTTTTCATAACACAAATTCATCTAAAATAAATGATGATAGCGTTATTGATGTTTCTGAACTTGTAAGCACATTGATTGGAAATATCAAAGTTACTTCTGATTACACCTCTTCTTATTCCTCAATTCCGTATTGGGCACATCAATATATTTACTCATACAACGAAATAAATTATGCAACTCAAGCGCAAAAGGCATTTTACGAAAAATTTAGAAATGAATTCTTAAAAGAAAACTTCATCTATCTAAATGGCAATAATAACTATGCCTTTATTTTACTTTTTGATTTACTGAATGAATTCGAAAATCACAAAGATTACCACAAAATTGAAAAACAATTAGAAGATTTAGGAAATAACTATCCTAGAACAAAATCATATTGCGTGTCGTTTTTGCTCAAAAAACTTGAAGAATACAATATGGATAATGAAGCTGATTTATTCAGGGAGAAAAACTACCAATACGATTACGACTATTGGAAATTGGGAAGACGATACAAAAAGAAGCTTAATCTTACCAATGAACAAGAGCAAATTCTTAACAGAATATGGCTTCAAAATAATGTGTTCAATGAAATTGAGTTCTGCAAAATTGAAATACTAAAAGGATTTTTGAGAGCTTACGAATTTTTACAGCGTAATTATGTTTCGACTGACAATTCATTTGAAAATTTAATGGACGAACTGTCGGATTTTATTGTTAGAAAATATTATCATTATAGAAAAGGTAGTCAAAATTATAAATACACTTTCGATTCTGTAAAAGGAGAAATCTACGGTCACATTTTGAAATTGACAGAAAATAATGTTAGAGAAGAATTTTCCAATAAACGAAAATTAACTGCGGAATTGAATTACAGAACTCCTGAGATTTTAAATCTATATGATGAAAAAATCATTTCAAAATTAGCTGACTTTTTTGTTGAAGACAAGAAGAACATAATACCACCGGATTTGGACACAGAAAAACTACTAAATGAAAGTAATACCACTCGTTGGAAGTCCAAGTTTGAAAAAATTTTAAAAGATTTTTCATCTGCGGATGGATTCGAAAATCAAATCATCAACTTGGCGGAGCAGAATGTCAAAAATCCTTCAGTAGAAAATATTTTTTACGAAGCATCAAAATCTGTGGCAAAAATTGACAAAGTTTGTTCTCTCCGGCTTTACCTTCGCTATATTGATGCTGACTTAAAATCAACGCAGTTTGACAATAAGCAGATGAATAAAACAATTCAAAAAAGTTTATTTAATACAGCTGAACAATTTGACGATTTTGAAAAAATATTGAATAAATTCATTGTTGAAAAGAATCTTGAAGAGGCATTAAAGTGTATAAATGAGTTTTATATCCCAAAGAGACGAAAAATATCCATTGATAAAAAAACAATTCAAGATGTCCAGAAACAACACTCGGGAACGGTAAGTCTCCTTAATGAATATTTGCAAGAAGAGATGGAAGAAGATGTGCAAAATGAAGAATGGGGAAAAGAAGAGGATGTTGTTCAAATTAATATAATTAACGATAATGAAGATTTAGTTTCTTCTAAATTTTTAAATGAATTAAATCTTTCTGAACTTCAAAAAGAAGTTTTGGAAATCTTTGAAAAAAGCAGTTTCAGTATTCCCCAAACCGAACTTGAAGATTTCCTAAAAGCAAAAAACCAAATGATGAATTCGGTAGTAGATTCTATTAACGAACACTGTTTTGATACATTTGATGATGTACTTATTGAAGAAGACGATGAGTATTTTACTATAAACGAAAATTATTACAAAAAACTATTAAAGAATGATTGA
- a CDS encoding ATP-binding protein, with the protein MIDNIKPKEATSIVNSLVSGVVPKIGVQHITVGRTDEIEAFISALNDVKNGHSLAKFWIGDFGSGKSFMLHLLNTVALKQKFVVANADFTPDNRLYSNDGKSVLLYSSIMDNIAIQTKPEGGALQTLLEKWIEQVITKTAQENEISLVDIRNEEYLGLIQNSIIKTINEITEVGGFDFGSVIVKYYEGYIKGDELLRRNALKWLKGEYKTKTEARQDLGVREIINDQNFYDMLKNFCKLFVSMGYSGFMINLDEAINLYKISTSVMREKNYEKILSIYNDCFQGKVSNLFINFAGTREFLENERRGLFSYQALKSRLQTNKFETLEMRDFAQPVIKLTPLNHNEIFVLLKKLKLIFDFNYKTDINISDEEISAFMEEMFNKPGASEFLTPREVIRDFLNILNIIRQNPEVDKNQLFGDIEIEDERPNDLNILDSIEEL; encoded by the coding sequence ATGATTGATAACATTAAACCAAAAGAAGCTACCTCAATAGTAAATTCACTTGTAAGCGGTGTAGTCCCCAAAATTGGTGTTCAGCATATAACGGTTGGAAGAACCGATGAAATAGAAGCATTCATCTCAGCACTCAACGATGTTAAAAACGGGCATAGTTTAGCCAAGTTTTGGATTGGTGATTTTGGGAGTGGGAAGTCTTTTATGCTTCATTTGCTCAATACTGTTGCACTGAAACAGAAATTTGTGGTGGCAAACGCAGATTTTACACCGGACAATCGACTTTATTCAAACGATGGAAAGAGTGTTTTGCTCTATTCATCAATTATGGACAATATTGCGATTCAAACCAAGCCTGAAGGTGGAGCTTTGCAAACGCTGTTGGAAAAATGGATTGAGCAAGTAATTACAAAAACAGCACAGGAAAATGAAATCTCTTTGGTTGATATTCGAAATGAGGAATACCTTGGCTTGATTCAAAATTCTATAATCAAGACTATTAATGAAATTACGGAAGTAGGAGGTTTTGATTTCGGTTCCGTCATTGTCAAATATTATGAGGGTTATATAAAAGGAGATGAACTTTTGCGTAGAAATGCGTTAAAATGGTTGAAGGGAGAATACAAAACAAAAACTGAAGCAAGGCAAGATTTAGGGGTTCGTGAAATTATCAACGACCAAAACTTTTATGATATGCTGAAAAATTTCTGCAAATTGTTTGTCAGCATGGGTTACAGTGGTTTTATGATTAATTTGGATGAAGCAATCAACCTCTATAAAATTTCAACTTCTGTGATGAGGGAGAAGAATTACGAAAAAATTCTCAGCATCTATAATGACTGTTTTCAGGGTAAAGTATCAAACTTATTCATCAATTTTGCAGGTACGAGGGAGTTTTTGGAGAATGAAAGACGCGGTCTATTTAGTTACCAAGCTTTAAAATCTCGATTACAAACTAATAAATTTGAAACATTGGAGATGAGGGATTTTGCACAGCCAGTGATCAAACTCACTCCGTTAAACCATAATGAAATTTTTGTTCTACTAAAGAAGTTAAAGTTAATATTTGATTTTAATTATAAGACTGATATCAATATTTCTGATGAAGAAATTTCAGCCTTTATGGAGGAAATGTTTAATAAACCAGGAGCTTCTGAATTTCTTACACCAAGAGAAGTGATTCGTGATTTTTTAAACATTTTAAATATCATTCGCCAAAATCCAGAAGTGGACAAGAACCAATTGTTTGGAGATATAGAAATTGAGGATGAAAGACCAAACGATTTGAATATCTTGGATAGCATCGAAGAATTATGA